In Flavobacterium sp. 83, the genomic window GAAGCAGCGGTAGTAAATAGTAAAACGATGTATACTTGTCCTATGCATCCTGAGGTAATCAAGGAAGGTCCGGGTTCTTGTCCTATTTGCGGAATGGATTTAGTGCCAATGGAGCCTACCGATGCCGAAGAAAATAAGGTTTATGACGACCTGGTGCGTAAAATGAAAATTGCTGTAGTTTTTACGGTTCCTATTTTCATTATAACCATGTCAGATATGATTCATAATAATCCATTGATGAAAATTATGGATGCCGAAAAGTGGAATTGGGTACAGTTTGCCTTATCACTTCCGGTCGTTTTTTATACCTGTTGGATGTTTTTTGAGCGTGCTTGGAAATCCATTATTACATGGAATCTCAATATGTTTACGCTTATCGGAATTGGTTCTGGTGTTGCTTTTTTATTTAGTTTGGTTGGTTTGTTTTTTCCTGATATTTTTCCTGAGGAATTTAAAACGCATAACGGAACAGTTTCACTCTATTTTGAAGCAACAACTGTCATATTAACATTGGTTTTATTGGGGCAATTATTAGAAGCCAGAGCGCATAGTCGAACCAGTGGCGCAATAAAAGAACTATTAAAATTAGCACCAACCGAAGCTACTTTGGTTGTCGATGGAGCTGATAAGGTAATTTCAATTCATGATATCAAAAAAGGTGATTTATTGCGAGTAAAACCAGGTGATAAAATTCCGGTTGATGGGAAAATCACTGATGGAGAAAGTACTATTGATGAATCGATGATTTCAGGAGAACCGATACCCGTTGATAAAAAAACAGATGATTCCGTTATAGCGGGAACCATAAACGGAAATAAATCCTTTGTGATGATTGCCGAGAAAGTAGGTTCGGAAACCTTGCTTTCGCAAATTGTACAAATGGTAAATGATGCCAGTCGTTCCAGAGCGCCCATTCAAAAATTAGCGGATAGAATTGCCAAATACTTTGTACCAATTGTAGTTGGGGTTTCCCTAATAACCTTTTTTGTTTGGGCAAAATTTGGTCCTGAACCTGCATTGGTTTATGGGTTCATCAATGCCATTGCGGTATTGATTATCGCCTGTCCTTGTGCTTTGGGATTGGCCACACCCATGTCAGTAATGGTAGGTGTTGGTAAAGGCGCGCAATCAGGAGTTTTGATAAAAAATGCCGAAGCACTGGAAAATATGAACAAAGTAAATGTTCTGATAACGGATAAAACCGGAACGATTACCGAAGGAAAACCTTCTGTTGAAAAAGTATTTTCTGTGCAAAATGACGAAAATTCGCTATTGCAAAGTATTGCTTCTTTAAATCAGTACAGTGAACATCCTTTGGCGCAAGCGGTAGTCAATTTTGCGAAAGCGAAAGAAGTTACCTTAATCGAAGTAAAGGATTTTGAAGCTATTTCAGGGAAAGGAGTCATTGGAACGGTAACCAATCAAAAAGTGGCTCTTGGAAATAAAAAATTAATGGAACAAGTGAACGGTATTGTTTCGGATGAATTAGAAAA contains:
- a CDS encoding heavy metal translocating P-type ATPase: MKHTYTVTGMSCDGCRSKVEKTLNAIDAVQAIVTLNPPTATITMDKHVPTTQLQAALTAAGKYKIEMNNAAGSPEKVDKPVEKACCSSNKGQDKSTVVLPTNAKGKYYCPMHCEGEKVYDKPGDCPVCGMDLVKEAAVVNSKTMYTCPMHPEVIKEGPGSCPICGMDLVPMEPTDAEENKVYDDLVRKMKIAVVFTVPIFIITMSDMIHNNPLMKIMDAEKWNWVQFALSLPVVFYTCWMFFERAWKSIITWNLNMFTLIGIGSGVAFLFSLVGLFFPDIFPEEFKTHNGTVSLYFEATTVILTLVLLGQLLEARAHSRTSGAIKELLKLAPTEATLVVDGADKVISIHDIKKGDLLRVKPGDKIPVDGKITDGESTIDESMISGEPIPVDKKTDDSVIAGTINGNKSFVMIAEKVGSETLLSQIVQMVNDASRSRAPIQKLADRIAKYFVPIVVGVSLITFFVWAKFGPEPALVYGFINAIAVLIIACPCALGLATPMSVMVGVGKGAQSGVLIKNAEALENMNKVNVLITDKTGTITEGKPSVEKVFSVQNDENSLLQSIASLNQYSEHPLAQAVVNFAKAKEVTLIEVKDFEAISGKGVIGTVTNQKVALGNKKLMEQVNGIVSDELENQIIAEQKLGKTVSYISVDGIAVGFVSITDAIKPTSVEAIKELIAQGVAVIMLTGDNENTAKAVAQELHLSSYKAGCLPEDKLKEIKRLQAEGKIVAMAGDGINDAPALAQADIGIAMGTGTDVAIESAKITLVKGDLQGIVKAKNLSHAVMRNIKQNLFFAFFYNVLGIPIAAGVLYPFFGVLLSPMIAALAMSFSSVSVIANALRLRSLKL